TGCTATCAAGACTCCGGATGCCTGGAATAAATATATGGCTGAATATGCGCAGAAGTTGCGCACACCGCTGACAGTGGTATATTGATGTGTTGAATTGCTTTTCCAATAGATTAAGCAAAGGTTTCTTTTCACCAAAGAAACCTTTGCTTAATTTTATCTTCCTGAAAAAGAAAGAAAGTTTTTGTGTTATAACATAACGCCTTTGAATTATCTCGTAAAAGCGTGTTGTTCGTAATATTCGTATGTTGTTCCGTCTTCTTTCTCTTTTTCACGAAGTTCATAGACTAATTCATTTTCTGTCATTGTGGTTATTGTCCACACTTCTGTGTAATTATCCTCTTCAGTGTCGATGAGAGTCAGCTTATTACCGGAGTAGCTCCATGTACCATGATAATAATTAGTACTTCCGGAGGAGTTGTAGACATCTTTTTCTACATACGTACCGTCTTCCTTGAACTCTATGGAATAACGGTTGGTTCCATTTACAAAATCTTCTTTAGAGTCACTTACCTTTTCACCATCTTCCCATTCTTGTGAAAGATAATACACTCCATTCCATGTTCCTAACAATAAATCGCGTGAACCGACAGCGTCGTCATCGTCGTCGCCACAGGAATAAATGCTGAACGACAGTAATACTGCAACTATGCAAACGCTTGCTTTCCAGATTGTTTTCATAATAAATTGTTTTAATTGTTTGATTTTGAGATGATTCGTTTTTTAGACTCTATTTGATAATAGTTTCCACATGTCCGTTCTTGAAGAACAGGTAGAACGAGCTGGAATACATCCATTGTACTTCTCCATTTGATTCTTGAATAGTCTGCGGTTTGCCGAAAGCCAGTAGACATTCATCTTCCGTCATGCCTTTCACCGGCTTGTTGATGTTGATTTCATTCCAGTGAGTAATCGGTGAAAGCTGGTTCGTTATGATGAAGTCGAACATTTTGTTCAATACTTGCGATTCAACCTGTACGAAATCATCCATGATTTCTTTGTGAGATGCTTTCTTGTCCGGTTGTAGCTTCTCCATAGGAGTGATTTTTTTCATTATCACTGCTGATGACTCTATCCGTATATTGGAAAGATAATAAACCAGTTTACCGTCCTTTACTTGAAACAGGGCTTTACAATAGTAAGTATTCTTTTGGCTTGAGTCTGCCTGCGAGGCAAGTATCAGATCGCAACTGAAGTTTTTAGCCGGTACGTTGACCTCCGCTATTCCTTCCCGTAACTGTGGACAGACATTCTTGACAATCCATAGCAGTGCATTAGCGTAGATGTTTTCGTCTTGCATATCGCTGAAAGGGGTAAATCCGCTGACCACATATTTATTGCCGTCTGCACTGACAGGATAGCTCTTTTTCTGTTCGGTGAAAGTCTGTGCTGTTAGTGGGATAATTCCTACCAGTAGATACAAGATTACCAGAAATTGTCGTTTGGTCATCATATTCCGTTCTTTTTAAGAAAACAGCATCCACGGCCCTTTTTGTGAAAAGAAAAGATCGTGGACGCTGAATAAATAATATGGTTTATTGAGGTTTGGTTGTCCTTAGAAGGCAATACCCAGACGAATCATAAAGTTACTGGTTTTGAATCCGTCGGCATCGCTGAATGCATCTATAAATCCGCGTTGGTAGGTGAGATCCAGATTGAAACGGTCATACCAGACTCCTACGCCGATATTCATACCGGCATCAAAATGATTGTAGTCAACCTCCATATAATCTGCATAATCACCCCAACTGATGCTTTCTCCATCTTCTTTCATTTTGCTTGTGTAATCGTAACTAGCGAAGACTCCTACATGCGGGTCGATACGGACGTTGTCCGCTACAGCAAATTTCCATCCGAATGTGAACGGAGAATATTGTATGTTGTGAGCCATACATTTCGTGTCGTCCACTTTGAAACCACGGGAGC
The Bacteroides luhongzhouii DNA segment above includes these coding regions:
- a CDS encoding outer membrane beta-barrel protein — its product is MKKVLSMVAALLLCVGAQAQIVSSRSAIVKTEKQASSTQWFLRAGLNIMNFSGDGTEGADSNIGYNATFGYQKPLGSTGGYWGMEFGLGSRGFKVDDTKCMAHNIQYSPFTFGWKFAVADNVRIDPHVGVFASYDYTSKMKEDGESISWGDYADYMEVDYNHFDAGMNIGVGVWYDRFNLDLTYQRGFIDAFSDADGFKTSNFMIRLGIAF
- a CDS encoding lipocalin family protein; its protein translation is MKTIWKASVCIVAVLLSFSIYSCGDDDDDAVGSRDLLLGTWNGVYYLSQEWEDGEKVSDSKEDFVNGTNRYSIEFKEDGTYVEKDVYNSSGSTNYYHGTWSYSGNKLTLIDTEEDNYTEVWTITTMTENELVYELREKEKEDGTTYEYYEQHAFTR